The Bos indicus x Bos taurus breed Angus x Brahman F1 hybrid chromosome 13, Bos_hybrid_MaternalHap_v2.0, whole genome shotgun sequence genome includes a region encoding these proteins:
- the ADRA1D gene encoding alpha-1D adrenergic receptor, with protein MTFRDLLSFSFEGPGSDGSASGTGRGGGAGGAAASEGQAVDGVPGAAGCGGGGGGVVGAGSSEDNRSSAGEPGSPGAGGEVNGTAAVEGLVVSAQGVGVGVFLAAFILTAVAGNVLVILSVACNRHLQTVTNYFIVNLAVADLLLSATVLPFSATMEVLGFWAFGRAFCDVWAAVDVLCCTASILSLCTISVDRYVGVRHSLKYPSIMTERKAAAILALLWAVAVVVSVGPLLGWKEPVPPDESFCGITEEAGYAVFSSLCSFYLPMAVIVVMYCRVYVVARSTTRSLEAGVKRERGKASEVVLRIHCRGASPGSAETHWGMHSTKGRKFRSSLSVRLLKFSREKKAAKTLAIVVGVFVLCWFPFFFVLPLGSLFPQLKPSEGVFKVIFWLGYFNSCVNPLIYPCSSREFKRAFLRLLRCQCHHSRQRRRPLWSIYSRNWQASNGSSHPDCPPGPGAIPTRAPQAFTVPSAPGSLGASKAQAPAVTCRKMPCTFREWRLLRPFQRPATQLHAKVSSPSQKIHTREAMCALHSEVEVVFLGVPHDAAEGTTCQAYKLEDYSHLQETDI; from the exons ATGACTTTCCGCGAtctcctgagcttcagtttcGAGGGACCCGGCTCGGACGGCAGCGCCAGTGGGACTGGTAGAGGGGGAGGCGCGGGCGGCGCTGCCGCCTCGGAGGGCCAGGCGGTGGACGGCGTGCCTGGGGCCGcgggctgcggcggcggcggcggcggcgtggTGGGCGCGGGCAGCAGCGAGGACAACCGGAGCTCCGCTGGAGAGCCCGGGAGCCCCGGCGCCGGCGGCGAGGTGAATGGCACAGCGGCCGTCGAGGGGCTGGTGGTGAGTGCTCAGGGAGTGGGTGTGGGCGTCTTCCTGGCAGCCTTCATCCTCACAGCTGTGGCGGGCAACGTGCTGGTCATCCTCTCGGTGGCCTGCAACCGCCACCTGCAAACGGTCACAAACTATTTTATTGTGAACTTGGCTGTGGCCGACCTGCTGCTAAGTGCCACAGTGCTCCCCTTCTCGGCCACCATGGAGGTCCTGGGCTTCTGGGCCTTTGGCCGGGCCTTCTGCGACGTCTGGGCCGCCGTGGACGTGCTGTGCTGCACGGCCTCCATCCTCAGCCTCTGCACCATCTCGGTGGACCGGTACGTGGGTGTACGCCATTCGCTGAAGTACCCCTCCATCATGACCGAGCGCAAGGCAGCAGCCATCCTGGCGCTGCTCTGGGCCGTAGCTGTCGTCGTGTCCGTGGGGCCACTGCTGGGATGGAAGGAGCCGGTGCCCCCGGACGAGAGCTTCTGCGGCATCACAGAGGAGGCAGGCTATGCTGTCTTCTCCTCCCTGTGCTCTTTCTACCTGCCTATGGCAGTCATCGTGGTCATGTACTGCCGTGTGTACGTGGTGGCGCGAAGCACCACGCGCAGCTTGGAGGCGGGCGTCAAGCGCGAGCGCGGCAAGGCCTCGGAGGTGGTGCTGCGCATCCACTGTCGCGGCGCCAGCCCTGGCTCAGCTGAGACCCATTGGGGGATGCACAGCACCAAGGGTCGCAAGTTCCGCAGCTCACTGTCGGTGCGTCTGCTCAAGTTCTCCCGCGAGAAGAAGGCGGCCAAGACGCTGGCCATTGTCGTGGGCGTCTTTGTGCTCTGCTGGTTCCCCTTTTTCTTCGTCCTCCCACTGG GCTCCCTGTTCCCACAGCTGAAGCCCTCAGAGGGTGTCTTCAAGGTTATCTTCTGGCTGGGCTACTTCAACAGTTGTGTGAATCCACTCATCTACCCCTGCTCCAGCAGGGAGTTCAAGCGTGCCTTCCTCCGCCTCCTGCGCTGCCAGTGCCATCATAGTCGCCAGCGCCGCCGCCCACTCTGGAGTATCTACAGTCGCAACTGGCAAGCTTCAAATGGCAGCTCACACCCAGACTGCCCTCCTGGCCCAGGTGCCATACCCACCAGGGCCCCACAGGCCTTCACTGTGCCCTCAGCCCCTGGCTCCCTGGGCGCATCCAAAGCACAGGCTCCAGCTGTCACCTGTCGAAAGATGCCCTGCACCTTCCGTGAGTGGAGGCTTCTCCGGCCATTCCAGAGACCTGCTACCCAGCTGCATGCCAAAGTCTCCAGCCCGTCGCAAAAGATCCACACCAGAGAGGCCATGTGCGCCCTGCACTCAGAGGTGGAAGTGGTGTTCTTAGGTGTCCCCCATGATGCAGCTGAGGGTACTACCTGCCAGGCTTATAAACTGGAGGACTACAGCCATCTCCAAGAGACTGATATTTAA